A section of the Candidatus Moraniibacteriota bacterium genome encodes:
- a CDS encoding recombinase family protein has product MGRFMEGVLSATAEFDNSVRSIRTTQGMKERLKNGIWVWQAPLGYHRPYRGSNLFPEPNIAPLIKLGFEEYSKGTYTYEKLALFLSERGLRSRAGKAITPQLMEKIIKNPLYCGVIKTWGESEGAFEPIISKELFFKCQPEGIRSAQPNPRSLNNPLFPLRRFIQCSNCETPLTGSTSKGRDGKGYPYYHHHHKGCEEAKSVPKEAFEQLFIQFLDDISPDAKYEKLFKAIVLDIWKNNYKRIDEENAKINRAVTALEKDRQKIFDLHRSGKYSDEDFDEQRKLISVKINQKRLLLREKWDEEFEMEKVLDYCFIYVRNSAEAWKKARYERRIRLQKLVFAGRIDYDGKKLGTTELRQIYRINQAYQSDKSSLVAPRGIEPLLPG; this is encoded by the coding sequence ATGGGGCGTTTTATGGAAGGGGTCTTGTCGGCCACTGCAGAGTTTGATAATAGTGTCCGTTCAATTCGTACCACACAAGGTATGAAAGAACGTCTCAAAAATGGCATCTGGGTATGGCAAGCCCCACTTGGGTACCACAGACCCTACAGGGGTTCAAATCTCTTTCCTGAACCAAATATAGCCCCTCTCATTAAGCTAGGGTTTGAGGAATACTCAAAAGGAACCTACACCTACGAAAAGCTTGCCTTGTTTCTTTCTGAAAGGGGTCTTAGATCTAGAGCCGGAAAAGCTATCACTCCTCAGTTAATGGAGAAAATCATAAAGAACCCTCTCTATTGTGGAGTCATCAAAACCTGGGGTGAGTCCGAGGGAGCTTTCGAGCCCATCATATCGAAGGAGTTATTTTTCAAGTGCCAGCCGGAAGGCATAAGATCAGCACAACCGAATCCGCGCTCACTCAATAACCCTCTTTTTCCGTTAAGGCGTTTCATACAGTGTAGCAACTGCGAAACACCTCTTACAGGTAGTACGTCGAAAGGCAGGGACGGGAAAGGGTATCCATACTATCATCATCACCATAAGGGCTGTGAGGAGGCTAAATCTGTACCCAAAGAAGCTTTCGAGCAGCTCTTCATCCAATTTTTAGATGATATTTCTCCGGATGCAAAGTATGAGAAGCTTTTCAAGGCTATTGTTCTGGATATTTGGAAGAATAACTATAAGAGAATTGATGAGGAAAATGCCAAAATAAATAGAGCTGTTACTGCTTTAGAGAAGGATAGACAAAAAATCTTTGATCTCCATCGTTCTGGAAAGTATTCCGATGAAGACTTTGATGAGCAAAGGAAACTAATCTCTGTAAAGATAAATCAGAAACGACTCCTACTAAGGGAGAAATGGGATGAAGAGTTTGAAATGGAAAAAGTTTTAGACTACTGCTTTATCTATGTTCGAAACAGTGCTGAGGCGTGGAAGAAGGCCCGGTATGAACGAAGAATAAGACTACAGAAGCTAGTCTTCGCCGGAAGGATAGATTATGACGGAAAGAAACTTGGAACCACCGAATTACGGCAGATCTATCGGATAAATCAGGCATACCAGTCTGATAAATCCTCTTTAGTAGCCCCAAGGGGAATCGAACCCCTCTTACCAGGATGA